The Schistocerca cancellata isolate TAMUIC-IGC-003103 chromosome 4, iqSchCanc2.1, whole genome shotgun sequence genome contains a region encoding:
- the LOC126184284 gene encoding mucin-5AC-like: protein MKIITCLTVILYIVVKVNKIIKYFVRKRDCFEYLISCPVRLSLVFTVEEVYLQCTQRCHMHLSLYESLFHFVVYLFMFSIFTLTSLPITSQLSAENVTGTADSVQEEITNQRKEDMTTAAKEDEGYMMMSHFTSLVSNGNSAPENGESTPTPPTSIQYRSTTGAFSGSLKLGDDGKTDATAVPSVPELQPTSTSPFALPSGNENLLQQNTEDTGTDYGHVHTLPSQQGELMQRNDSKNYEDPYVSFVPHTETNSQAPTISPSASPTTPGEVENHEQHDGKSQTTTLQDNYEDGITTPQYVPFTPPANIKNFKEQGGTSPAKDVETSMRSPSTSFMTPDENEVMWQSGGPNGTKVEASDHNDAETTTTQDVGYIPRSDTNNLKEDVDEFNGTNSSSSQKTGTPTISPSVLGAEDGPKQKNVETTAGTFEANYDVAGSTTPHYEHITSHTSTNNPNEHDGKFITTTESSAQETGIIATSPSTLSVIPNKDVSGTQQNGEPTVTTFEVEYDSKVTTTPQYDDFILRTSTKNSTVQDNDFNTATVSSAQDIVTTTTSPTKLITISNIDVSHTQQEGENTTAAFESENDAEVTTTPQNDDFIPRTSTKNSTVQDNHFNTTTVSSAQEIWTTTSSPTKLFTVSNNDVSDTQEKGENTTAAFESENDAEVSTTPQYVDFIHRTVSEKSSEQDDDFSAIPASSARGVGMTTTSPVKLLTIPNDGEGLTQKNVESSATTPQTDYDGMEPTTPPAELFTPPTVTKNFMDEAGELDTNMPSSSHDILPTSTLPSVPVAEQADDENCTQQEYDCVGTTVAVYPEDNFTTMSPLTPVTVPADGGNIKEHSGGPNITLSPEPNKDESTTTPSFPQPVNDSNITLQIVKCKGTNLATNQEKPSTMSFLAIFKILAGINDNRTLMCDEPDVTTTPSTNEETSYNTTAKQDTTTISKDEAVDGNKTKSHYPSYTGSSPDELLMLYKLHVRMIKTMSITLGAVVALILISIGFKFCRKHRRGDRTAVSPHTAEPREAGQPSTSQASTSEEPVIRFRDLLSREENNYTVSYISDSIRNFDECSVTRDNHLLFTMITVNCTYKVYDLNYVLLVRPPGDGKKINLKTF, encoded by the exons ATGAAGATTATCACTTGCTTGACGGTCATCCTATATATTGTTG tTAAGGTTAATAAGATAATTAAATATTTTGTCAGGAAAAGAGATTGTTTTGAATATTTAATCAGTTGCCCTGTGCGACTGTCACTTGTTTTTACAGTTGAAGAAGTTTATCTTCAGTGCACACAGCGATGTCATATGCATCTATCTCT CTACGAATCGTTATTTCATTTCGTCgtatatttgtttatgttcagtATCTTTACACTAACCT CTTTACCGATAACAAGTCAGCTGTCAGCTGAAAATGTGACAGGTACAGCTGATTCTGTCCAAGAAGAGATAACAAATCAACGCAAAGA GGACATGACCACAGCTGCTAAAGAAGATGAAGGTTACATGATGATGTCACATTTCACAAGTCTTGTTAGTAACGGGAATTCTGCGCCTGAAAACGGTGAATCTACTCCTACACCGCCAACGAGTATCCAATACAGATCGACTACTGGCGCTTTTTCAGGGTCCCTGAAGCTCGGTGATGATGGAAAGACTGACGCTACAGCGGTTCCATCGGTCCCCGAGTTACAGCCTACCTCCACATCACCGTTTGCACTACCGAGTGGCAATGAAAACCTCCTGCAGCAGAATACGGAAGACACTGGGACTGATTATGGACACGTGCACACCTTGCCATCGCAACAAGGAGAGTTAATGCAGCGTAATGATAgtaaaaattacgaagatccgtaCGTGAGCTTCGTACCTCATACTGAAACCAATAGTCAAGCACCCACTATCTCACCATCAGCGTCGCCCACAACACCTGGAGAAGTTGAGAATCACGAACAGCATGATGGCAAATCCCAGACCACCACATTACAGGACAACTATGAAGATGGTATCACCACTCCCCAATATGTGCCCTTCACACCTCCTGCTAATATCAAAAACTTCAAGGAGCAGGGTGGAACCTCACCAGCTAAGGATGTTGAGACATCCATGAGATCACCATCGACATCATTCATGACTCCAGATGAAAATGAGGTGATGTGGCAGAGTGGTGGGCCCAACGGCACAAAAGTTGAGGCCAGTGATCACAATGATGCAGAGACCACTACAACCCAGGATGTGGGCTACATACCACGCAGTGATACAAATAATTTGAAGGAGGATGTTGATGAATTCAACGGTACTAATTCCTCGTCGTCTCAGAAAACTGGAACACCCACCATCTCACCATCAGTTCTTGGTGCTGAAGACGGACCCAAGCAGAAGAACGTTGAAACCACTGCTGGAACATTTGAGGCTAACTATGATGTTGCAGGGTCAACCACACCTCACTATGAACACATCACATCACACACTAGTACTAATAATCCCAATGAACACGATGGGAAATTCATCACTACTACTGAATCATCAGCTCAAGAAACTGGAATAATTGCCACTTCACCATCAACGTTGTCTGTTATCCCGAATAAAGATGTTAGTGGCACGCAACAAAATGGGGAACCCACCGTCACAACATTCGAGGTCGAATATGATTCTAAAGTGACCACCACACCACAGTATGATGATTTCATACTGCGCACTAGTACCAAGAATTCCACAGTACAGGACAATGATTTCAACACTGCCACGGTCTCGTCAGCACAAGATATCGTGACTACTACCACCTCCCCAACAAAGTTGATCACTATTTCAAATATCGATGTGAGTCACACGCAGCAGGAAGGAGAAAACACCACTGCAGCATTCGAGAGCGAAAATGATGCTGAAGTGACCACCACACCACAAAATGATGATTTCATACCGCGCACTAGTACCAAGAATTCCACAGTGCAGGACAATCATTTCAACACTACCACGGTCTCGTCAGCCCAAGAAATCTGGACTACTACCAGCTCCCCAACAAAGTTGTTCACTGTTTCTAATAACGATGTGAGTGACACGCAGGAGAAAGGAGAAAACACCACAGCAGCATTCGAGAGCGAAAATGATGCTGAAGTGAGCACCACACCACAGTATGTTGACTTCATACACCGCACTGTTTCCGAGAAGTCCAGTGAGCAGGATGATGATTTCAGCGCTATACCTGCCTCATCAGCTCGTGGTGTTGGAATGACCACCACCTCGCCAGTAAAGCTATTGACGATTCCTAATGATGGCGAGGGTCTtacgcagaagaatgttgaatcctCCGCCACAACACCGCAGACCGACTATGATGGTATGGAACCTACTACACCCCCGGCTGAACTCTTTACACCACCCACTGTCACCAAGAATTTCATGGACGAGGCTGGTGAACTCGACACTAACATGCCTTCGTCATCTCACGATATTTTACCAACCAGCACCTTACCCTCAGTACCAGTGGCAGAGCAAGCAGATGATGAAAATTGCACACAGCAGGAATATGATTGCGTTGGCACCACGGTTGCTGTGTATCCGGAAGATAACTTTACCACCATGTCACCACTAACGCCAGTCACCGTACCTGCGGATGGTGGCAATATTAAAGAGCACAGTGGTGGACCAAATATCACCTTAAGTCCGGAACCTAATAAAGATGAGTCTACTACCACACCATCGTTCCCACAGCCTGTTAACGATAGTAATATCACATTGCAAATCGTTAAATGTAAGGGCACCAACCTTGCTACCAACCAGGAAAAGCCCTCCACGATGTCATTTCTAGCGATTTTTAAAATACTGGCAGGTATTAATGATAACCGCACGCTGATGTGTGACGAGCCAGATGTCACAACGACTCCGTCAACTAATGAAGAGACTTCATATAACACAACAGCGAAACAAGACACTACAACTATCTCTAAGGACGAAGCAGTGGATGGCAACAAAACTAAAAGCCATTATCCATCATACACTGGATCTTCTCCTGACGAACTACTAATGTTGTATAAACTACACGTTAGAATGATCAAGACAATGTCTATCACCTTAGGGGCGGTAGTAGCTCTCATTTTGATCAGCATTGGATTCAAATTCTGCAGGAAACATAGACGAGGCGACCGCACAGCAGTTTCTCCTCACACTGCTGAACCTCGTGAAGCAGGTCAGCCTTCCACATCTCAGGCTTCTACTTCCGAAGAGCCCGTTATAAGATTTCGAGATTTGCTCTCTCGTGAAGAGAATAATTA TACAGTCAGTTATATCAGTGACAGCATTCGCAATTTTGATGAGTGTAGCGTAACTCGTGATAACCATTTACTATTTACTATGATAACAGTTAACTGCACATACAAGGTTTACGATCTGAACTACGTCCTG CTAGTAAGACCACCAGGTGATGGAAAGAAAATAAatctgaaaacattttaa